One window of the Natronomonas marina genome contains the following:
- a CDS encoding ferritin-like domain-containing protein: MSLSYPVASDHQLARLLQIGMVLEEVVEARAHKHYETLDDAELDPELVALLEEAAEESAEHRERLEALVDELDADPVAYEEIEALVAARYESDTDFDGVLYDQLCNEETAYKFYDDLITAIEESDVQFSIEQDRLLATLRSIREEEKEGVEEVTELMEAKE; encoded by the coding sequence GTGAGCCTCTCGTACCCGGTCGCGTCGGACCACCAGCTCGCACGGCTGCTCCAGATCGGGATGGTGCTGGAGGAGGTCGTCGAGGCGCGGGCCCACAAACACTACGAGACCCTCGACGACGCGGAGCTGGACCCGGAGCTCGTCGCCCTGCTCGAGGAGGCCGCCGAGGAGTCCGCCGAGCACCGCGAGCGGCTCGAGGCTCTCGTGGACGAACTCGACGCCGACCCCGTCGCCTACGAGGAGATCGAGGCACTCGTGGCCGCCCGCTACGAGTCCGACACCGACTTCGACGGCGTGCTCTACGACCAGCTCTGCAACGAGGAGACCGCCTACAAGTTCTACGACGACCTGATAACCGCAATCGAGGAGTCCGACGTGCAGTTCAGCATCGAACAGGACCGACTGCTCGCCACGCTGCGGTCGATCCGCGAGGAGGAAAAGGAGGGCGTCGAGGAAGTGACCGAGCTCATGGAGGCGAAAGAATGA
- a CDS encoding metal-dependent transcriptional regulator, with the protein MNTQDQYLKAIYLIQQQEDGPASTGAIADRLEVSPASANEMIGKLEEGGLADHEKYKGVSLTEEGILRASESLQTYCIIERFLHEVLEVEEFRVEARQLESVIDETVAERLDTIIDRQDCCPDCFDAETDACELLDVGVESEAAD; encoded by the coding sequence ATGAACACCCAGGACCAGTACCTGAAAGCGATCTACCTGATCCAACAGCAGGAGGACGGCCCGGCGTCGACCGGCGCGATAGCCGACCGACTCGAAGTCAGCCCGGCCAGCGCCAACGAGATGATCGGCAAACTCGAGGAGGGCGGTCTCGCCGACCACGAGAAGTACAAGGGCGTCTCCCTGACCGAGGAGGGTATCCTGCGGGCAAGCGAGTCGCTGCAGACGTACTGCATCATCGAGCGGTTCCTCCACGAGGTCCTGGAGGTCGAGGAGTTCCGCGTCGAGGCCCGCCAACTCGAGAGCGTCATCGACGAGACGGTCGCCGAACGGCTCGACACCATCATCGACCGACAGGACTGCTGTCCGGACTGCTTCGACGCCGAGACCGACGCCTGCGAACTGCTCGACGTCGGCGTCGAGTCCGAGGCCGCGGACTAA